A window of Ruminococcus champanellensis 18P13 = JCM 17042 contains these coding sequences:
- a CDS encoding extracellular solute-binding protein: MKNLKRTLAMLLALSLSAAATACGGNSSSESEGRTKSQDDVSIDTADSAINAGDPDIKGQTIYYLGIYDLNPTANQDRTVALTLFEDVYGAKIETIKTTSETLFTDLANRINGGDPVDMFDYQWDSVPNGVEKGQYEYLDSYIDLSDPIWDGMKDLIEKYKYKGHYYVVPYSVSDYIAITYSRTLIEEEGLTDPYKLYQEGKWDWDAFMSSMKTFVANAEDGETRYGCAGWFGQAIVQSTGESIINYDGKKFSSNVMNEKIEKAELLEEELTRLSLFDPTWYGTYPNDGSILYYGMAPWHLGQSNVMNPDGDLFLVPFPKMPGSDKYYLCGNAAAKMLVKNSDKGDAVAAYIKCERLAATQAEYKQAAKEKALIETKTAAGKVTSYLTEEQYDFMQTWYSSEDIVPMFDFGYGMGTRMSNETYAYETRGVMNNFMDGLLQKYEGTPGTWAEMRSAWQGVVDEVVDEFNAKQ; the protein is encoded by the coding sequence ATGAAGAATCTCAAGCGCACACTTGCCATGCTGCTGGCCCTCTCTCTGTCCGCAGCGGCAACCGCCTGCGGCGGAAACAGTTCCTCTGAATCCGAGGGACGCACCAAATCCCAGGACGATGTATCCATCGACACGGCGGACAGTGCCATCAACGCCGGAGATCCGGACATCAAGGGACAGACCATCTACTACCTGGGAATCTACGATCTGAACCCCACTGCAAACCAGGATCGAACCGTTGCACTGACCCTGTTTGAGGACGTATACGGAGCGAAGATCGAAACCATCAAGACCACCTCTGAAACCCTGTTTACAGACCTTGCCAACCGGATCAACGGAGGCGATCCGGTGGATATGTTCGACTACCAGTGGGATTCCGTGCCCAACGGGGTGGAAAAGGGACAGTACGAATACCTGGACAGCTACATTGATCTGTCCGATCCCATCTGGGACGGCATGAAGGATCTGATCGAAAAGTACAAATACAAGGGGCATTACTACGTCGTACCCTACTCCGTATCCGACTATATCGCCATCACCTACAGCCGCACCCTCATTGAGGAGGAGGGACTGACGGATCCCTACAAGCTCTATCAGGAGGGCAAGTGGGACTGGGACGCTTTCATGTCCTCTATGAAGACCTTTGTAGCCAACGCTGAGGACGGGGAGACCCGGTACGGCTGCGCAGGCTGGTTCGGGCAGGCGATCGTCCAGTCCACCGGCGAATCCATCATCAACTATGACGGGAAGAAATTCTCCAGCAACGTCATGAACGAAAAGATCGAAAAGGCGGAGCTGCTGGAGGAGGAGCTGACCCGGCTGAGCCTGTTTGATCCCACCTGGTACGGCACCTACCCCAACGACGGCTCCATCCTCTACTACGGCATGGCGCCCTGGCATCTGGGGCAGTCCAATGTCATGAACCCGGACGGGGATCTGTTCCTGGTGCCCTTCCCCAAGATGCCCGGATCCGACAAGTACTATCTCTGCGGCAATGCGGCGGCAAAGATGCTGGTCAAGAACTCCGACAAGGGGGATGCAGTTGCGGCATACATCAAGTGTGAGCGGCTGGCTGCCACCCAGGCGGAATACAAGCAGGCTGCCAAGGAAAAGGCGCTGATCGAGACCAAGACCGCTGCCGGCAAGGTGACCTCCTATCTGACGGAGGAGCAGTACGACTTTATGCAGACCTGGTACAGCTCGGAGGATATCGTTCCCATGTTCGACTTCGGCTACGGCATGGGCACCCGGATGAGCAACGAAACCTATGCTTACGAGACCCGTGGCGTTATGAACAACTTCATGGACGGTCTGCTCCAGAAATATGAGGGCACACCCGGCACCTGGGCGGAGATGCGTTCTGCTTGGCAGGGCGTGGTGGATGAGGTCGTAGACGAATTCAACGCAAAGCAATAA
- a CDS encoding type I phosphomannose isomerase catalytic subunit, translating to MYPMQLIAPCKDYLWGGTRLREEFGKTSDKEKIAESWELSCHKDGVSRIANGKYAGMLLTEYLEHAGKAVLGTRGAAFRYFPVLIKLIDAKDNLSVQVHPDNEYALRVEGEYGKTEMWYIVDCEPGAKLIYGFAQEITKEEFRRRIADNTLLEAVHQVPVHKGDVFFIAAGTLHAIGAGILIAEIQQNSNTTYRVYDYGRVGADGKPRALHIDKAAEVTRLAPAKPYPASPPREHAGYTETLLAGCEYFTARRLDLHGAAKLDADQASFHHILLTEGHAVLTAGEDTLTLEKGASVFLPAGLGTYTLDGTGQAILTTV from the coding sequence ATGTACCCAATGCAGCTAATCGCCCCCTGTAAGGATTACCTTTGGGGAGGCACCCGGCTCCGGGAGGAGTTCGGTAAAACAAGTGACAAGGAAAAAATCGCAGAAAGCTGGGAGCTGTCCTGTCATAAGGACGGGGTATCCCGGATCGCAAACGGCAAATACGCCGGGATGCTGCTGACCGAATACCTGGAGCATGCCGGAAAAGCCGTTCTGGGCACAAGGGGAGCGGCGTTCCGGTACTTCCCGGTGCTCATCAAGCTCATCGACGCCAAGGACAATCTGTCCGTACAGGTGCATCCGGACAACGAATACGCCCTCCGGGTGGAGGGGGAATACGGCAAGACGGAAATGTGGTACATTGTGGACTGCGAGCCGGGCGCAAAGCTGATCTACGGCTTTGCGCAGGAGATCACCAAGGAGGAATTCCGCCGGAGAATCGCAGACAATACCCTGCTGGAGGCGGTGCATCAGGTGCCGGTACACAAGGGGGATGTGTTCTTCATTGCCGCCGGTACCCTTCACGCCATCGGCGCCGGAATCCTGATTGCGGAGATCCAGCAAAATTCCAACACCACCTACCGGGTATACGACTACGGGAGAGTGGGGGCGGACGGAAAGCCTCGTGCCCTGCACATTGACAAGGCGGCGGAGGTGACACGCCTGGCGCCTGCAAAGCCCTATCCTGCATCCCCACCCCGGGAGCATGCAGGATACACCGAGACCCTGCTGGCAGGGTGCGAGTATTTCACCGCCCGGCGGCTGGATCTGCATGGGGCGGCAAAGCTGGATGCGGATCAGGCATCCTTCCACCACATCCTGCTGACGGAGGGGCATGCAGTGCTCACCGCCGGGGAGGATACCCTGACCCTGGAGAAGGGAGCAAGCGTGTTCCTGCCCGCAGGACTGGGGACATATACTTTGGACGGAACCGGTCAGGCCATCCTGACAACGGTCTGA
- a CDS encoding DUF378 domain-containing protein, which translates to MWDKLALILLIIGGVNWGLVGIFEFDLVAWLFGGAASLVSRAIYILVAISAVWCITLLFRNDQKLVEVEA; encoded by the coding sequence ATGTGGGACAAGCTCGCTTTGATCCTGCTGATCATCGGCGGTGTGAACTGGGGGTTAGTCGGTATCTTTGAATTCGACCTCGTTGCATGGCTTTTCGGAGGCGCAGCCTCTCTGGTCAGCAGAGCGATCTATATCCTGGTCGCAATCAGTGCGGTCTGGTGCATCACACTGCTGTTCCGGAACGATCAAAAGCTGGTCGAGGTGGAAGCGTAG
- the rnhA gene encoding ribonuclease HI, with the protein MKHVDIFTDGACSGNPGPGGYGVVLRFGTVEKELSGGEPNTTNNRMELMGVITGLSALKEPCDVTLTTDSKYVVDSITKGWVYGWKRKGWIKSDKKPALNVDLWERLLPLLERHQVQFVWVKGHAGHPENERCDALAVAQRDRF; encoded by the coding sequence ATGAAGCATGTGGATATTTTTACGGACGGGGCATGCAGCGGCAATCCGGGCCCCGGAGGCTACGGGGTGGTGCTCCGGTTCGGCACGGTGGAAAAGGAGCTTTCCGGCGGAGAGCCAAACACCACCAACAACCGGATGGAGCTGATGGGGGTCATCACCGGCCTGTCCGCCCTGAAGGAGCCCTGTGACGTGACCCTTACCACCGACAGCAAATATGTGGTGGACAGCATCACCAAGGGCTGGGTCTACGGCTGGAAGCGGAAGGGCTGGATCAAGTCCGACAAGAAGCCGGCGCTGAACGTGGATCTGTGGGAGCGGCTGCTGCCCCTGCTGGAGCGGCACCAGGTGCAGTTTGTCTGGGTCAAGGGGCATGCGGGACACCCGGAAAACGAGCGCTGCGATGCCCTGGCTGTGGCACAGCGGGATCGGTTCTGA
- a CDS encoding sugar transferase yields MNNREQYKRIVYFFSTLIIVALLTLEFAFTWYTAYSDVIALPFYRRGNWVLVLIYAVLFLIILKASGGYKVGYLKRGDMLYSQILSLGFVNTITYFQISLIGRHLMPVKPLLWMTLIDLVLLICWAVLSNRFYFWLYPPRRLIIVYGSQSAAQLVMKMSERVDKYMICESINIEAGLDRIKQEMRRFEGVIICDIAGAERNDLVKYCFETSTRAYIAPKISDIILRGAEDIRLFDSPLLLCRNYGLTFEQRLAKRTFDICASLAGLILLSPVMLVCALAVKCYDGGSIFYAQTRLTKDGKPFRVLKFRSMIADAEKDGKPRLAGEDDDRITPVGKFLRKCRLDELPQLINILKGEMSVVGPRPERPELTEEYCRDMPEFRYRLKVKAGLTGYAQVTGVYDTVPFDKLKMDLMYIEHYSMLMDLRIILMTIKTMILPGNTNEKRHILPARDAHKTDREQQ; encoded by the coding sequence ATGAACAATCGGGAACAATACAAACGGATCGTTTACTTTTTTTCCACGCTCATCATCGTTGCGCTGCTGACGCTGGAATTTGCATTTACATGGTACACTGCATACAGCGACGTGATCGCTCTGCCCTTTTACCGGCGGGGCAACTGGGTACTGGTGCTGATCTATGCGGTGCTGTTTTTGATTATTCTCAAAGCCTCCGGAGGGTATAAGGTGGGGTATCTGAAGCGGGGAGATATGCTCTACTCCCAGATTTTATCCCTGGGGTTTGTGAACACCATTACTTATTTTCAGATCAGCCTGATCGGCAGACACCTGATGCCGGTGAAGCCCCTTTTGTGGATGACGCTCATCGACCTGGTACTGCTGATCTGCTGGGCGGTGCTGTCCAACCGGTTCTACTTCTGGCTGTATCCCCCACGGCGGCTCATCATCGTCTACGGCAGTCAGTCCGCCGCCCAGTTGGTCATGAAAATGAGCGAGCGGGTGGACAAGTATATGATCTGTGAGTCCATCAACATCGAGGCAGGACTGGATCGGATCAAGCAGGAAATGCGCCGGTTTGAAGGGGTCATCATCTGTGACATCGCCGGGGCGGAGCGGAACGATCTGGTGAAATACTGCTTTGAGACCTCCACCCGGGCGTATATCGCCCCGAAAATCTCCGATATTATTCTCCGGGGGGCGGAGGATATCCGGCTCTTTGATTCCCCCCTGCTGCTGTGCCGGAATTATGGTCTGACCTTTGAGCAGCGGCTTGCAAAGCGTACCTTTGACATCTGCGCAAGCCTTGCGGGACTGATCCTGCTTTCTCCGGTGATGCTGGTCTGCGCACTGGCGGTCAAATGCTACGACGGCGGCAGCATTTTCTACGCCCAGACCCGGCTCACCAAGGACGGCAAGCCCTTCCGGGTGCTGAAATTCCGCAGCATGATCGCAGACGCAGAAAAGGACGGCAAGCCCCGGCTTGCAGGAGAGGATGACGACCGGATCACGCCGGTGGGAAAATTCCTGCGGAAGTGCCGGCTGGACGAGCTGCCCCAGCTCATCAACATCCTCAAGGGGGAAATGTCCGTGGTAGGCCCCCGGCCGGAGCGTCCGGAGCTGACGGAGGAATACTGCCGGGATATGCCGGAATTCCGCTATCGGCTGAAGGTAAAGGCAGGGCTGACGGGCTATGCCCAGGTAACGGGTGTATACGACACCGTGCCCTTTGACAAGCTGAAAATGGATCTGATGTATATTGAGCATTACTCCATGCTGATGGATCTGCGGATCATTCTGATGACCATCAAGACCATGATCCTCCCCGGCAACACCAATGAAAAGCGACACATTCTTCCTGCAAGGGATGCACATAAAACGGACCGGGAACAGCAATAA
- a CDS encoding ROK family protein — protein sequence MKYYVGIDLGGTNIVAGVVDEQYNILAKASTKTNCPRPDREIARDMAKMAIQAVENAKLTMEQIEWIGIGTPGIANSRDGIIEYSNNLGFVNTPMVKYIQEDIDKPVFVENDANAAAYGEFVAGAAKGANNAVCITLGTGVGGGIIIDGKIYAGSNFAGAEIGHTVISVDGPQCTCGRKGCFEVFSSATGLIRMTKESMAKNPDSSMHKLVAERSGKVSARIAFDAMRMGDAAAKAVVDDYIKYLAAGITNTINTFQPDILCIGGGVCNEGDALLLPVKDLVAKEVYTRNSKQNAQIVIAKLGNDAGIIGAAFLGNAQ from the coding sequence ATGAAGTATTATGTAGGCATCGATCTGGGCGGCACCAACATTGTAGCAGGTGTCGTGGACGAACAGTACAACATTCTGGCAAAGGCAAGCACCAAGACCAACTGCCCCCGGCCGGATCGGGAGATCGCAAGGGATATGGCAAAAATGGCAATCCAGGCAGTGGAAAATGCAAAGCTGACCATGGAGCAGATCGAGTGGATCGGCATCGGCACCCCCGGCATTGCCAACAGCCGGGACGGGATCATTGAGTACTCCAACAACCTGGGCTTTGTAAACACTCCCATGGTCAAGTACATCCAGGAGGACATTGACAAGCCCGTATTCGTGGAGAATGACGCAAACGCTGCCGCATACGGCGAATTTGTTGCCGGGGCTGCCAAGGGCGCAAACAACGCCGTATGCATCACCCTGGGCACGGGCGTAGGGGGCGGTATCATCATTGACGGGAAGATCTACGCAGGCTCCAATTTTGCCGGTGCAGAAATCGGGCACACGGTGATTTCCGTGGACGGTCCCCAGTGTACCTGCGGCAGAAAGGGCTGCTTTGAGGTATTCTCCTCTGCAACCGGTCTGATCCGGATGACCAAGGAGTCCATGGCGAAAAATCCGGACAGCAGCATGCACAAGCTGGTGGCAGAGCGGAGCGGCAAGGTATCCGCACGGATCGCCTTTGACGCAATGCGCATGGGGGACGCTGCTGCAAAGGCAGTGGTGGACGACTACATCAAGTATCTGGCGGCAGGCATCACCAACACCATCAACACCTTCCAGCCGGATATCCTCTGCATCGGCGGCGGCGTCTGCAACGAAGGGGACGCCCTGCTGCTGCCGGTGAAGGATCTGGTGGCAAAGGAGGTCTACACCCGGAACTCCAAGCAGAACGCCCAGATCGTCATTGCAAAGCTGGGGAACGACGCCGGCATCATCGGCGCCGCATTCCTGGGGAACGCACAGTAA
- a CDS encoding GH25 family lysozyme, giving the protein MGRISRKKRILLIGLILLVLLAGTGVGGWLVYTGRIRLNHPSPEKYPVRGVDVSHYQGAIDWQVLSAQSIQFAYIKATEGSSLVDEYFAQNWQDAHQTALYVGAYHFFSFDSPGQSQAENFIRTVPETDNALPPVIDLEYYGDKASDPPERDGVRRELDALIRALKEQYGKTPVIYTTYTCYREYLKGDMPDCPIWYRSVYAPPLVGPDWVFWQYRCDAQLPGYAGNHWEQKNIDLNVYRGSYAEFLEEFGLTEKHTTTE; this is encoded by the coding sequence ATGGGGCGCATATCCCGCAAAAAGCGGATTTTGCTGATCGGACTGATCCTGCTGGTGCTGCTGGCAGGCACCGGGGTGGGGGGCTGGCTGGTGTATACCGGACGGATCCGGCTGAATCATCCGTCCCCGGAAAAATACCCGGTACGGGGGGTGGATGTGTCCCACTACCAGGGGGCAATCGACTGGCAGGTGCTGTCCGCCCAGTCCATCCAATTCGCCTATATCAAAGCCACGGAGGGCAGCAGCCTGGTGGACGAATACTTCGCCCAGAACTGGCAGGACGCACACCAAACCGCTTTGTATGTGGGAGCGTACCACTTTTTCAGCTTTGACAGTCCGGGACAGTCCCAGGCGGAAAATTTCATCCGCACCGTGCCGGAAACGGACAACGCCCTGCCCCCGGTGATCGATCTGGAGTACTACGGGGACAAGGCGTCGGATCCCCCGGAACGGGATGGGGTGCGCCGGGAGCTGGACGCCCTGATCCGGGCGCTGAAGGAGCAATACGGCAAGACCCCGGTGATCTACACCACCTATACCTGCTACCGGGAATATCTGAAGGGGGATATGCCGGACTGCCCCATCTGGTACCGGAGCGTGTATGCGCCGCCCCTGGTGGGGCCGGACTGGGTGTTCTGGCAGTATCGGTGCGACGCCCAGTTGCCGGGCTATGCCGGGAATCACTGGGAGCAGAAAAACATTGACCTGAATGTATACCGGGGCAGCTATGCGGAATTCCTGGAGGAATTCGGACTGACGGAAAAGCATACAACTACAGAATAA
- a CDS encoding alpha-galactosidase has translation MHITYDETLKLFRLTAGDMLYAMGITDGAYLAHIYFGKNLPDADLTELLRLDEPPFTPSVNNRDKACYMDTLPFECPCFGLGDYREHAVEILDGAGMSTCDFRYVSHRIIPGKPGLPGLPATFGTEQQAMTLCILCRDEHADLELELRYSVFEQMHTIVRSAIVRNTGRADCRLKRLLSATLTLDGDGYDMLTLNGSWARERHVERCRLHMGKQRIDSMRGESSHQHNPFFALAEQGADEDRGVCYGLNLIYSGNFMAQAEVDQHHTTRAQIGINPTDFTWLLPPGEAFAAPEAVLVWSEEGLGGMSRTFHDLYRQHLIRSKYRALPRPVLINNWEATYFDFNEEKLLSIAREAAKLGIEMLVMDDGWFGHRDKDNSSLGDWYVYEKKLPGGLKSLVDKVRAMGLKFGIWFEPEMVSPDSDLYRAHPDWAIQVPGRELTLCREQYVLDYSRQDVREYVYGMLRDILTSADISYVKWDMNRQLTEVGSRMLPADRQRELWHRYVLGVYEMMERLVTEFPDLLLENCSGGGARFDPGMLYYSPQIWASDDTDAMERLKIQYGTSLCYPVSAMGAHVSDCPNHTVGRTTPFQTRGHVAMAGTFGYELDITKISPEDRGQIPGQIADYKRYSHIMRNGDQYRIGDPFGTAGYDAWIFVAKDKGEALFTYVQTLSRPNVRSRRIRLKGLNPESWYRCSENGKTYSGAYLMQAGLRMPNLWGDFQSRQIYLNKMEERA, from the coding sequence ATGCACATCACCTATGACGAAACCCTGAAGCTGTTCCGGCTCACCGCCGGGGATATGCTGTACGCCATGGGGATCACGGACGGGGCGTACCTTGCTCACATATATTTCGGGAAAAATCTTCCGGATGCTGATCTGACGGAGCTGCTGCGGCTGGATGAACCCCCCTTCACCCCCTCTGTGAATAACCGGGACAAGGCGTGTTATATGGACACCCTGCCCTTTGAGTGCCCCTGCTTCGGACTGGGGGATTACCGGGAGCATGCAGTGGAGATCCTGGACGGGGCAGGCATGAGCACCTGTGACTTCCGGTATGTGTCCCACCGCATCATCCCCGGCAAGCCGGGACTGCCGGGACTGCCTGCCACCTTCGGCACGGAGCAGCAGGCAATGACCCTGTGCATCCTGTGCCGGGACGAGCATGCAGACCTGGAGCTGGAGCTGCGGTATTCCGTGTTTGAACAGATGCATACGATCGTGCGCAGCGCCATTGTCCGGAACACCGGAAGGGCGGACTGCCGGCTGAAGCGGCTGCTGAGCGCCACCCTGACCCTGGACGGAGACGGGTATGATATGCTGACGCTGAACGGCTCCTGGGCACGGGAGCGGCATGTGGAACGGTGCCGGCTCCACATGGGCAAGCAGCGGATCGACAGCATGCGGGGGGAAAGCTCCCACCAGCACAACCCCTTTTTCGCCCTGGCGGAGCAGGGTGCGGACGAAGACCGGGGGGTATGCTACGGGCTGAATCTGATCTACTCCGGCAATTTCATGGCACAGGCGGAGGTGGATCAGCACCACACCACCCGTGCCCAGATCGGCATCAACCCTACGGATTTCACCTGGCTGCTGCCCCCCGGGGAGGCATTTGCCGCACCGGAGGCAGTGCTGGTCTGGTCGGAGGAGGGGCTGGGGGGTATGTCCCGCACCTTCCACGATCTGTACCGGCAGCATCTGATCCGCAGCAAGTACCGGGCTCTGCCCCGGCCGGTGCTCATCAACAACTGGGAAGCCACCTACTTCGACTTCAACGAGGAAAAGCTTCTGTCCATCGCCCGGGAGGCGGCAAAGCTGGGCATCGAAATGCTGGTAATGGACGACGGCTGGTTCGGACACCGGGACAAGGACAATTCCAGTCTGGGGGACTGGTATGTGTACGAAAAGAAGCTGCCCGGCGGGCTGAAATCCCTGGTGGACAAGGTACGGGCAATGGGGCTGAAATTCGGCATCTGGTTCGAGCCGGAAATGGTCTCCCCGGACAGCGACCTGTACCGTGCCCACCCGGACTGGGCGATCCAGGTGCCCGGCAGGGAGCTGACCCTGTGCCGGGAGCAGTATGTACTGGATTATTCCCGGCAGGATGTGCGGGAGTATGTGTACGGCATGCTCCGGGACATTCTCACCAGTGCGGACATTTCCTATGTCAAGTGGGATATGAACCGGCAGCTGACGGAGGTGGGCTCCCGGATGCTTCCGGCAGACCGGCAGCGGGAGCTGTGGCACCGGTATGTGCTGGGGGTCTATGAGATGATGGAGCGGCTGGTAACGGAATTTCCGGATCTGCTGCTGGAAAACTGCTCCGGCGGCGGTGCCCGGTTCGATCCGGGCATGCTGTACTACAGTCCCCAGATCTGGGCATCGGACGATACGGACGCTATGGAGCGGCTGAAGATTCAGTACGGCACCTCCCTGTGCTACCCGGTTTCCGCCATGGGCGCTCACGTCAGCGACTGCCCCAACCATACGGTGGGCAGAACCACCCCCTTCCAGACCCGGGGGCATGTGGCGATGGCAGGCACCTTCGGCTATGAGCTGGACATTACGAAGATCTCCCCGGAGGATCGGGGTCAGATTCCCGGTCAGATCGCCGATTACAAGCGGTACAGCCACATCATGCGGAACGGGGATCAGTACCGGATCGGGGATCCCTTCGGCACGGCAGGCTATGACGCCTGGATCTTTGTGGCCAAAGACAAGGGAGAGGCGCTGTTCACCTATGTGCAGACCCTGTCCCGACCCAATGTGCGCTCCCGGCGGATCCGGCTCAAGGGACTGAACCCGGAAAGCTGGTACCGGTGCAGCGAAAACGGAAAAACCTACAGCGGCGCTTATCTCATGCAGGCAGGGCTGCGCATGCCCAACCTGTGGGGGGATTTCCAGAGCCGACAGATCTATCTGAATAAAATGGAGGAACGAGCATGA
- a CDS encoding beta-galactosidase — MRKEANIKLNCLLHGADYNPEQWLDTPEVLEEDIRLMQQAGINCVSVGIFSWTALEPAEGVYTFQWLDQVIEHLYENGIYTVLATPSGAKPGWMAKKYPEILRVEADRRRNLQGGRHNHCYTSPVYREMVTRMNTRLARRYAHHPGVILWHVSNEIQGECHCPLCQAAFRNWLKEKYGSLEKLNRAYWTAFWSHTYTDWEEIESPAPQGETNVHGLVLDWRRFCTAQTVDFFRVETAPLRAENPEIPVTMNMMGFYDGIDYWQFLPELDIISWDSYPGWHNGDGNEGGNAVWNGAYCDAMRAMKHKPWLLMENSPSTTNWIGASRHKRPGFHRLTAIQNLAHGSDSIQYFQWRQSRGSCEKFHSAVVSHNSSPEVRIFREVAGVGAMLKKLKEIRGSHVPAKAAIIYDVQNGWAIGESKGPRNIGEGYLDLILRIYEGFWRRGIPVDLVNMDAPLDGYRFVAAPMLYMLRGDIAQRLRRFAEQGGTLLTSYLTGLVDETDLCYLGQTPACGLTEVLGLWAEEIDGLWDHQHNGIVMQDAPGMQNRYEASRLCEVVHPTTAETLGVYESDYYQGMPAVTVNRFGKGRVYYVGTFGESQFYYDLLGRIAPEAGLSPALDTELPYGVTVGIRQSDTETYYFLQNFNKDSRELMLPFPLEDLETGEIYAGTITLAGYGGMVCTRAKEA; from the coding sequence ATGAGAAAAGAAGCGAACATCAAGCTAAACTGCCTGCTCCACGGGGCGGACTATAACCCGGAGCAGTGGCTGGATACACCGGAGGTGCTGGAGGAGGACATCCGGCTGATGCAGCAGGCAGGCATCAACTGCGTGTCCGTGGGCATCTTCTCCTGGACGGCGCTGGAGCCGGCGGAGGGGGTATACACCTTCCAGTGGCTGGATCAGGTCATTGAGCATCTGTACGAAAACGGCATCTACACGGTGCTTGCCACGCCCAGCGGCGCAAAGCCCGGCTGGATGGCGAAGAAGTACCCGGAGATCCTCCGGGTGGAGGCGGATCGCCGCAGGAATCTCCAGGGGGGGCGGCACAACCACTGCTACACCTCCCCGGTATACCGGGAGATGGTGACCCGGATGAACACCCGGCTTGCCAGACGGTACGCCCACCATCCCGGGGTGATCCTGTGGCATGTTTCCAACGAGATCCAGGGAGAGTGCCACTGTCCCCTGTGCCAGGCGGCATTCCGCAACTGGCTCAAGGAGAAATACGGCAGTCTGGAAAAGCTGAACAGGGCATACTGGACGGCGTTCTGGAGCCATACCTACACGGACTGGGAGGAGATCGAGTCCCCGGCACCCCAGGGAGAGACCAACGTACACGGACTGGTGCTGGACTGGCGGAGATTCTGCACCGCCCAGACCGTGGACTTCTTCCGGGTGGAGACAGCGCCGCTGCGGGCGGAGAATCCGGAGATCCCGGTGACCATGAACATGATGGGCTTCTATGACGGCATTGACTACTGGCAGTTCCTGCCGGAGCTGGACATCATCAGTTGGGACAGCTACCCGGGCTGGCACAACGGAGACGGGAACGAAGGGGGCAATGCGGTCTGGAACGGGGCATACTGCGACGCAATGCGTGCCATGAAGCACAAGCCCTGGCTGCTGATGGAGAATTCCCCCAGCACCACCAACTGGATCGGGGCATCCCGGCACAAGCGGCCCGGCTTTCACCGGCTCACTGCCATCCAGAACCTGGCACACGGCTCGGACAGCATCCAGTACTTCCAGTGGCGGCAGAGCAGAGGCTCCTGCGAAAAATTCCACAGCGCCGTGGTCAGCCACAACTCCTCTCCGGAGGTACGGATCTTCCGGGAGGTGGCAGGCGTGGGCGCTATGCTGAAAAAGCTGAAGGAGATCCGGGGCAGCCATGTGCCTGCCAAAGCGGCGATCATCTATGACGTGCAGAACGGCTGGGCGATCGGAGAATCCAAGGGGCCCAGAAACATCGGGGAAGGGTACCTTGACCTGATCCTGCGGATCTATGAGGGCTTCTGGCGCCGGGGCATCCCGGTGGATCTGGTAAATATGGACGCACCCCTGGATGGCTACCGCTTTGTGGCGGCACCCATGCTGTATATGCTCCGGGGGGACATTGCCCAGCGGCTCCGGCGGTTTGCGGAGCAGGGTGGCACCCTGCTGACCAGCTATCTCACCGGATTGGTGGACGAAACGGATCTTTGCTACCTGGGGCAGACCCCTGCCTGTGGTCTGACGGAGGTGCTGGGTCTGTGGGCGGAGGAGATCGACGGCCTGTGGGATCATCAGCACAACGGCATTGTGATGCAGGACGCCCCCGGCATGCAGAACCGGTATGAGGCAAGCCGCCTGTGCGAGGTGGTGCATCCCACCACGGCGGAAACCCTTGGGGTCTACGAAAGCGACTACTACCAGGGCATGCCGGCGGTAACGGTGAACCGGTTCGGCAAGGGGCGGGTATATTATGTGGGTACCTTTGGGGAATCCCAGTTCTACTACGATCTGCTGGGGCGCATCGCCCCGGAGGCAGGCTTGTCCCCGGCACTGGATACGGAGCTGCCCTACGGGGTCACCGTGGGCATCCGGCAGAGTGATACGGAAACCTATTACTTCTTACAGAATTTCAACAAGGATTCCAGGGAACTGATGCTGCCCTTCCCCCTGGAGGATCTGGAAACCGGGGAGATATACGCCGGTACCATCACCCTGGCAGGCTACGGGGGCATGGTCTGCACCCGGGCAAAGGAGGCATAG